A genomic segment from Dietzia psychralcaliphila encodes:
- a CDS encoding sugar porter family MFS transporter, producing MSTKNVSARGSDEEESFHTGRVVIISLVAALGGFLFGFDTAVINGAVDAVQESFGMSAGLTGFVVSSALLGCIAGAYLAGRLADRWGRTRVMVLASALFTLSAVGSGFAFGPWDLILWRVIGGLGVGAASVIAPAYIAEVAPPSIRGRLGSLQQLAIVSGIFVALLSDAWLAAVAGGAIEELWLGIQAWRWMFLTEVVPAITYGVLALMIPESPRYLLAKGLVGEARDVLRTIQSSGVDNRIKEIRATVREDRKRSWQDMLAPSGRNLLPIVWIGIVLSVFQQAVGINVIFYYSTSLWQSVGFTEEDALTQTVITSVTNIVVTIVAIALIDKIGRRRLLITGSVGMTVSLAVMSLMFSTATMGAGVDGELSPQLGDTQGLVALIAANGFVVFFGMSWGPAVWVLLGEMFNNRIRTAALGLAAAAQWLANFAISTAFPPMAEFSLTFTYGFYAVSAVLSLLFVAKFVPETTGRSLEDME from the coding sequence ATGTCCACAAAGAACGTCTCGGCCAGGGGCTCAGACGAGGAGGAGTCGTTCCACACCGGCCGGGTGGTGATCATCTCCCTGGTGGCGGCGCTCGGCGGGTTCCTGTTCGGCTTCGACACCGCGGTCATCAACGGCGCCGTGGACGCCGTCCAGGAGAGCTTCGGGATGAGCGCCGGCCTCACCGGGTTCGTCGTCTCCTCGGCTCTGCTCGGTTGCATCGCCGGCGCCTACCTCGCCGGTCGTCTCGCAGACCGTTGGGGGCGCACCCGCGTCATGGTCCTGGCGTCGGCGCTGTTCACCCTCAGCGCGGTCGGGTCCGGGTTCGCCTTCGGCCCCTGGGACCTGATCCTGTGGCGCGTGATCGGCGGCCTGGGCGTCGGAGCGGCGTCCGTCATCGCACCGGCGTACATCGCGGAAGTCGCGCCTCCCTCGATCCGCGGCCGTCTCGGTTCGCTCCAGCAGCTCGCGATCGTCTCCGGCATCTTCGTGGCCCTGCTCTCCGACGCCTGGCTGGCGGCCGTGGCCGGTGGCGCGATCGAGGAGCTGTGGCTGGGCATCCAGGCCTGGCGCTGGATGTTCCTCACCGAGGTGGTCCCCGCCATCACCTATGGCGTGCTGGCGCTCATGATCCCGGAGTCCCCTCGATATCTGCTGGCCAAGGGGTTGGTAGGCGAGGCGAGGGACGTCCTGCGCACCATCCAGTCCAGCGGCGTCGACAACCGGATCAAGGAGATCCGGGCGACCGTCCGCGAGGACAGAAAGCGGTCGTGGCAGGACATGCTCGCCCCGAGCGGCAGGAACCTCTTGCCGATCGTGTGGATCGGCATCGTGCTGTCGGTCTTCCAGCAGGCCGTGGGCATCAACGTGATCTTCTACTACTCCACTTCCCTCTGGCAGTCCGTCGGCTTTACCGAGGAGGACGCGCTCACCCAGACCGTCATCACCTCGGTCACCAACATCGTGGTGACGATCGTGGCCATCGCGCTCATCGACAAGATCGGCCGCCGCAGGCTGCTCATCACCGGATCGGTGGGCATGACCGTCTCGCTCGCCGTGATGTCCCTGATGTTCAGCACCGCCACCATGGGGGCCGGTGTCGATGGCGAACTCTCTCCCCAGCTCGGCGACACCCAGGGTCTGGTCGCGCTGATCGCGGCCAACGGGTTCGTCGTGTTCTTCGGCATGTCGTGGGGCCCAGCCGTGTGGGTCCTGCTGGGCGAGATGTTCAACAACCGCATCCGCACGGCGGCTCTCGGCCTGGCCGCGGCCGCCCAGTGGCTGGCGAACTTCGCCATCTCCACCGCTTTCCCGCCGATGGCCGAGTTCAGTCTGACGTTCACCTACGGCTTCTACGCCGTGTCGGCCGTGCTGTCGTTGCTGTTCGTGGCGAAGTTCGTCCCCGAGACCACCGGTCGTTCGCTCGAGGACATGGAGTAG
- a CDS encoding CGNR zinc finger domain-containing protein translates to MHLNPYGEYAVLLAASLANNWPDERDGVVARTREFGMTMPFPEKPGDHERCREAIDAWLQVVDAPTPDARAAVLNAQMAAASAFPRLTDHDGEGWHLHYRDADDDLPRVLHAVFSVGTALHLTTRGMTRVGRCAATPCTNAIVDVSRNGTQRYCSPRCGSRDSVRRHRARHR, encoded by the coding sequence ATGCATCTCAACCCCTACGGCGAGTACGCCGTCCTGCTCGCGGCATCACTGGCCAACAACTGGCCCGACGAGCGCGACGGCGTGGTCGCCCGCACTCGAGAGTTCGGGATGACCATGCCCTTCCCTGAGAAGCCAGGCGATCACGAGCGGTGCCGCGAAGCCATCGATGCATGGCTTCAGGTGGTCGATGCGCCCACGCCCGACGCGCGTGCGGCAGTCCTCAACGCCCAGATGGCCGCGGCCTCGGCGTTTCCGCGCCTGACCGACCACGATGGGGAGGGCTGGCACCTGCACTACCGCGACGCCGACGATGACCTGCCCCGCGTCCTGCACGCTGTATTCAGCGTCGGGACCGCCTTGCACCTCACGACCCGCGGGATGACACGGGTTGGTCGATGCGCGGCAACCCCGTGCACGAATGCCATCGTGGACGTGTCTCGCAACGGCACTCAGCGGTACTGCTCCCCGCGTTGTGGCAGCAGGGACTCCGTTCGCCGCCACCGCGCCCGTCACCGCTGA
- a CDS encoding LysE family translocator produces MTLVDTLWPVSLGAAGAMALASLAMVLTPGPNMVYLTSRSISQGRRAGLVSLAGTGVGFGIYMLVANLGLAVVFIAVPWLFIGLKTGGVVYLAYLAWQALRPGGHGVFEVQSLPRDSDVRLFRMGLLTNLLNPKTAIMYLTLIPQFIDPQRGHQVAQGLTLGSVQIAVSLIVNATIVLAAGMIATALARRPGWATWQRRITGTLLGSVALLLARDVPSRVHA; encoded by the coding sequence ATGACACTCGTCGATACGTTGTGGCCCGTCTCCCTGGGCGCTGCCGGTGCGATGGCTCTGGCGTCGCTGGCGATGGTCCTCACCCCGGGGCCGAACATGGTGTACCTGACCTCGCGCAGCATCAGCCAGGGGCGGCGCGCCGGCCTGGTGTCGTTGGCCGGGACCGGCGTGGGGTTCGGCATCTACATGCTCGTGGCCAACCTCGGGCTCGCAGTCGTGTTCATCGCCGTGCCGTGGTTGTTCATCGGCCTCAAGACCGGAGGCGTGGTCTACCTCGCGTACTTGGCATGGCAGGCGCTGCGCCCTGGTGGACATGGCGTCTTCGAGGTGCAGTCCCTGCCGCGCGACAGCGACGTCCGCCTGTTCCGGATGGGATTGCTCACGAACCTGCTCAACCCCAAGACCGCGATCATGTACTTGACTCTGATCCCACAGTTCATCGATCCGCAACGCGGCCACCAGGTGGCACAGGGACTCACACTGGGGTCGGTTCAGATCGCGGTGAGTCTGATCGTCAACGCCACCATCGTCCTGGCGGCCGGAATGATCGCTACAGCCTTGGCACGACGCCCCGGCTGGGCCACATGGCAGCGGCGGATAACTGGAACGCTGCTGGGCTCCGTGGCGCTTCTGCTCGCGCGAGATGTCCCGTCGAGGGTTCACGCATGA
- a CDS encoding GyrI-like domain-containing protein gives MSSSSPVPPRDQPQGPPPGYPDLGPEPVEGVRVFTVPAVPTAVVRATAVPMATIEGFFDSAFGKAFPALFASGITPAAPAMALYTRIADGPDAEADLEIGFPLSTPLLEQIQGEPEEVDGLLVVPSELPAGEVAVTSYLGSYDGLGEAWGRFMEEISSLGRAPAIPFWESYVTEPSPDIDPATLRTDLFCPVRSPDDAA, from the coding sequence ATGTCGTCGTCGTCCCCGGTCCCGCCCCGGGACCAGCCGCAGGGTCCGCCCCCCGGTTACCCGGACCTCGGTCCGGAGCCTGTCGAGGGTGTCCGTGTGTTCACGGTTCCCGCAGTACCCACTGCTGTCGTCCGGGCGACGGCCGTACCCATGGCCACGATCGAGGGGTTCTTCGACTCGGCGTTCGGAAAGGCGTTCCCCGCGCTGTTCGCCTCGGGAATAACGCCGGCTGCTCCCGCGATGGCGCTCTACACCCGGATAGCCGACGGTCCTGATGCGGAGGCGGACCTGGAGATCGGCTTCCCGCTGTCCACGCCGCTGCTCGAGCAGATCCAGGGGGAGCCGGAGGAGGTCGACGGGCTGCTCGTGGTGCCGTCCGAGCTGCCGGCCGGCGAGGTCGCCGTGACGAGCTACCTGGGTTCCTACGACGGACTGGGCGAGGCGTGGGGAAGATTCATGGAGGAGATCAGTTCTCTGGGGCGTGCTCCGGCGATACCGTTCTGGGAGTCGTACGTGACGGAACCCTCCCCGGACATCGATCCCGCCACCCTGCGCACCGACCTGTTCTGTCCGGTGCGGAGCCCCGACGACGCGGCCTGA
- a CDS encoding MBL fold metallo-hydrolase: protein MTSAAPGSVTQCATCGVERAEPLPEVCPICADDRQYVPAGGQRWTHPEASAAHGARIEFLEREADVINLVHRECPGIGQKPALIRTDHGNVLVEAPNHISEEAVAAVRGWGGISALIASHPHMYGVQSLWSAAFDDAPVYVSAPDEHWLGLRPRNTVVWGGGHQGEEIEIVPGVRASQPGGHFPGSAVVHWTARDGRGVLFTGDTIGTVADPRWVTFMRSFPNWMPLSGAVVRRIADHVARYEVDRIYANFGGCVPHDAGAAVHRSAERYARWVDGEYDDLT, encoded by the coding sequence GTGACCTCCGCCGCCCCGGGGTCGGTCACCCAGTGCGCCACCTGCGGGGTCGAGCGTGCCGAGCCGTTGCCCGAGGTGTGCCCGATCTGCGCCGATGACCGCCAGTATGTCCCCGCGGGCGGCCAGCGGTGGACCCACCCGGAGGCGTCGGCGGCGCACGGCGCGCGCATCGAGTTCCTCGAACGCGAGGCGGACGTGATCAATCTGGTCCACCGGGAGTGTCCCGGGATCGGGCAGAAGCCGGCGCTCATCCGCACCGACCACGGGAACGTCTTGGTCGAGGCGCCCAACCACATCAGCGAGGAGGCCGTCGCGGCGGTGCGCGGGTGGGGTGGAATCTCCGCCCTCATCGCCTCCCACCCGCACATGTACGGGGTCCAGTCGCTGTGGTCCGCCGCGTTCGACGACGCCCCGGTCTACGTCTCCGCACCGGACGAGCACTGGCTCGGTCTGCGGCCCCGCAACACCGTGGTCTGGGGCGGCGGTCACCAGGGCGAGGAGATCGAGATCGTGCCCGGGGTCCGTGCCTCGCAGCCCGGCGGCCACTTCCCCGGCAGCGCGGTGGTGCACTGGACCGCGCGCGACGGCCGGGGTGTGCTGTTCACGGGCGACACCATCGGCACCGTCGCCGATCCGCGCTGGGTCACGTTCATGCGCTCGTTCCCCAACTGGATGCCCCTGTCCGGGGCGGTGGTCCGGCGCATCGCCGACCACGTCGCGCGGTACGAGGTGGACCGGATCTACGCGAACTTCGGCGGCTGCGTCCCGCACGACGCCGGCGCAGCCGTCCACCGGTCGGCCGAGCGGTACGCCAGGTGGGTCGACGGCGAGTACGACGATCTCACCTGA
- a CDS encoding alpha/beta fold hydrolase, which produces MDEYRTIQIAGRHVDFVALSWGPDSAPLAVLVHGYPDSPHSWRGVAPGLVDAGYRVVAPFTRGYAPSSVPTDGSYHIGSLAHDAIELHALLGGDDRAVLIGHDWGAIAAHAVAGLVDQPYRRVVTMAVPPAAAFTSRDGGARAYISRLVRQARLSWYFAFQQLPVLAERSLPRLVPHLWRRWSPGYEAGSHLDAAWSAIETRRTEVLRYYRHAARPWTVPPEHAAAQRAVLCPTTVPMLYLHGSDDGCALAEWTALAASTLPAGSRAESVRDAGHFLQVEQPDLVTRLIVDFFDAR; this is translated from the coding sequence ATGGACGAGTACAGGACTATTCAGATCGCGGGACGCCACGTCGACTTTGTCGCGCTCTCCTGGGGTCCCGACAGCGCTCCCCTCGCGGTCCTGGTACACGGGTACCCCGATTCGCCTCATTCGTGGCGGGGGGTAGCCCCGGGTCTCGTCGATGCGGGCTACCGGGTGGTCGCCCCGTTCACCCGGGGTTATGCGCCTTCTAGCGTTCCCACCGACGGGTCGTACCACATCGGCAGCCTGGCCCATGATGCGATCGAACTGCACGCGTTGCTCGGCGGTGACGACCGAGCGGTCCTCATCGGTCACGACTGGGGTGCGATCGCCGCGCACGCCGTGGCCGGGCTCGTCGACCAGCCCTACCGGCGCGTCGTGACCATGGCCGTACCACCAGCAGCCGCGTTCACCTCTCGGGACGGGGGGGCCCGCGCCTACATCTCCAGACTTGTCAGGCAGGCGCGGTTGAGTTGGTACTTCGCATTCCAACAGCTACCCGTACTCGCGGAAAGGTCACTGCCCAGGTTGGTGCCCCACCTGTGGCGCCGGTGGTCTCCCGGCTACGAGGCCGGCTCCCACCTCGACGCCGCGTGGAGTGCGATCGAGACCCGGCGCACCGAGGTTCTCCGCTACTACCGCCACGCTGCGCGTCCATGGACGGTCCCCCCGGAACACGCCGCCGCCCAACGAGCGGTGCTGTGCCCCACCACCGTTCCGATGCTCTACCTCCACGGAAGCGACGACGGGTGTGCGCTCGCGGAGTGGACCGCGCTCGCGGCGTCGACCCTTCCGGCCGGAAGCAGGGCGGAGTCCGTGCGGGACGCCGGTCACTTCCTGCAAGTGGAACAACCCGACCTGGTCACACGGCTCATCGTGGACTTCTTCGACGCCCGGTGA
- a CDS encoding SDR family NAD(P)-dependent oxidoreductase, whose translation MALKSIGTPDLTGQTWLITGATSGVGLETARSASDRGARVVLAVRDTARGREVADALPGPSRVVELDLASLESVRRAADELRGGEAEPIDVLVNNAGAITPRRRETADGVEMLLGVNVLGPFLFTNLVLSGVRRRVVIVGSNAHKAATFDFDDPHFRRHRWTPAAAYAQSKLGDMLWGLALDQRLRDGRAEAAVAGVDVQLTHPGWAATGITNASGNAVVDTVITRVCSVFAQPASQAALTTMFAATRPLPPCSYTGPDGLRNLRGIPTLIGRTAEASDPEIAERLWGFAEAETAGA comes from the coding sequence GTGGCACTCAAGAGCATCGGGACCCCGGACCTAACCGGCCAGACGTGGCTCATCACGGGGGCGACCAGCGGCGTCGGTCTGGAGACCGCCCGCTCCGCCTCGGACCGCGGAGCCCGGGTCGTCCTCGCGGTGCGCGACACCGCCCGGGGGCGAGAGGTCGCGGACGCGCTCCCGGGCCCGTCGCGGGTCGTCGAGCTGGACCTGGCCTCGCTCGAGAGTGTGCGACGCGCCGCCGACGAGCTGCGTGGCGGGGAGGCCGAGCCTATCGACGTACTGGTCAACAACGCCGGTGCCATCACGCCGCGACGCCGCGAGACCGCCGACGGAGTCGAGATGCTGCTCGGCGTCAACGTGCTCGGACCGTTCCTCTTCACGAACCTCGTTCTCTCGGGTGTGCGCCGCCGCGTGGTGATCGTCGGGTCCAACGCGCACAAGGCCGCGACCTTCGATTTCGACGACCCCCACTTCCGCCGACATCGGTGGACCCCCGCGGCGGCCTACGCCCAGTCCAAACTCGGCGACATGCTGTGGGGGCTCGCGCTGGACCAGCGGTTGCGGGACGGACGGGCCGAGGCCGCGGTGGCGGGGGTCGACGTGCAGCTCACGCACCCCGGGTGGGCGGCGACCGGGATTACCAACGCAAGCGGGAACGCCGTGGTCGACACGGTGATCACCCGCGTCTGCTCGGTGTTCGCCCAGCCTGCCTCGCAGGCGGCGCTCACCACGATGTTCGCCGCCACCCGGCCGCTACCGCCGTGCAGCTACACCGGGCCGGACGGGCTGCGGAACCTCAGGGGGATTCCCACGCTCATCGGAAGGACCGCCGAGGCCTCGGATCCGGAGATCGCCGAACGGCTATGGGGGTTCGCTGAGGCCGAGACGGCGGGAGCCTGA